From the genome of Amycolatopsis sp. NBC_01488, one region includes:
- a CDS encoding oxidoreductase: MVAVGLFDSLRRRAKGGQKAGTLRKANSEDTHHLDEWAASRRGVEAFVEPKTNVTETTVVLIAHDGEWTRRRIGSLEAAQQFGHRRSIPVYEVARVGYPKRMREYTERKKRGQV, from the coding sequence GTGGTCGCGGTGGGGTTGTTCGACTCCCTGCGCAGGCGCGCCAAGGGCGGGCAGAAGGCCGGCACGCTGCGGAAAGCCAATTCCGAGGACACCCATCACCTCGACGAGTGGGCGGCCTCGCGCCGGGGTGTCGAGGCGTTCGTCGAGCCGAAGACGAACGTCACCGAGACCACTGTGGTGTTGATCGCCCACGACGGCGAATGGACCCGGCGCCGGATCGGCAGCCTGGAGGCGGCCCAGCAGTTCGGCCACCGCCGCTCGATCCCGGTCTACGAGGTCGCGCGGGTCGGCTACCCCAAGCGCATGCGCGAGTACACCGAGCGGAAGAAGCGCGGCCAGGTCTGA
- the lpdA gene encoding dihydrolipoyl dehydrogenase, with translation MTDTSADLVILGGGSGGYAAAFRAAELGLSVTLIEKDKLGGTCLHRGCIPTKALLHAAEVADETREAEAVGVKAVFEGIDIAGVNKYKDGIVARLYKGLQGLAKAHKVNLVEGSGTFVGGTTVEVDGTRYTGKNVILATGSYSRTLPGLELGGRIIASEQALALDYVPKKVVVLGGGVIGVEFASVWASFGVDVTIVEALPRLVPNEDEFASKQLERAFRRRKIAFKTGVKFTGAKQDDNGVSVSLESGETIDADLLLVAVGRGPNSAGHGYEENGVKIERGFVLTDERLRTNLPNVYAVGDIVPGLQLAHRGFQQGIFVAEEIAGQNPRVIDESGIPRVTYSHPEVASVGLTESQAKDKYGSDVTTFTYDLGGNGKSQILKTSGGVKLVKAPDGPVVGVHMVGDRVGELIGEAQLIYSWEAFPEDVAPLIHAHPTQTEALGEAFLALAGKPLHVHS, from the coding sequence GTGACCGACACCTCCGCCGACCTCGTGATCCTGGGAGGCGGATCGGGCGGCTACGCCGCGGCGTTCCGCGCGGCCGAGCTGGGCCTTTCCGTCACGTTGATCGAGAAGGACAAGCTCGGCGGGACCTGCCTCCACCGGGGCTGCATCCCGACCAAGGCCCTGCTGCACGCAGCCGAGGTCGCCGACGAAACCCGCGAAGCCGAGGCGGTCGGCGTCAAGGCCGTCTTCGAGGGCATCGACATCGCCGGGGTCAACAAGTACAAGGACGGCATCGTCGCCCGCCTGTACAAGGGCCTGCAGGGCCTGGCCAAGGCGCACAAGGTGAACCTCGTCGAGGGCAGCGGCACGTTCGTCGGCGGCACGACCGTCGAGGTGGACGGCACCCGCTACACCGGCAAGAACGTCATCCTCGCCACCGGCTCGTACTCGCGCACGCTGCCCGGGCTGGAGCTCGGCGGCCGCATCATCGCCAGCGAGCAGGCCCTCGCCCTCGACTACGTCCCCAAGAAGGTCGTCGTCCTCGGCGGCGGCGTGATCGGGGTCGAGTTCGCCAGCGTCTGGGCCTCCTTCGGCGTCGACGTCACCATCGTGGAAGCGCTGCCGCGGCTGGTCCCGAACGAGGACGAGTTCGCGTCCAAGCAGCTCGAGCGCGCTTTCCGCCGCCGCAAGATCGCCTTCAAGACCGGCGTGAAGTTCACCGGCGCGAAGCAGGACGACAACGGCGTGAGCGTCTCGCTGGAGTCCGGCGAGACGATCGACGCCGACCTGCTGCTGGTCGCCGTCGGCCGCGGGCCGAACTCGGCGGGCCACGGCTACGAGGAGAACGGCGTCAAGATCGAGCGCGGCTTCGTCCTCACCGACGAGCGGCTGCGCACCAACCTGCCGAACGTCTACGCGGTCGGCGACATCGTGCCGGGCCTGCAGCTCGCGCACCGCGGATTCCAGCAGGGCATCTTCGTCGCCGAGGAGATCGCCGGGCAGAACCCGCGCGTGATCGACGAGAGCGGCATCCCGCGAGTCACCTACTCCCACCCCGAGGTCGCGTCGGTCGGGCTGACCGAGTCGCAGGCGAAGGACAAGTACGGCTCCGACGTCACGACCTTCACCTACGACCTCGGCGGCAACGGCAAGAGCCAGATCCTCAAGACCTCCGGCGGGGTCAAGCTGGTCAAGGCCCCGGACGGCCCGGTCGTCGGGGTCCACATGGTCGGCGACCGCGTCGGCGAGCTGATCGGCGAAGCGCAGCTGATCTACAGCTGGGAGGCTTTCCCCGAAGACGTCGCGCCGCTCATCCACGCCCACCCCACCCAGACCGAGGCCCTCGGTGAAGCGTTCCTCGCCCTCGCGGGGAAGCCGCTGCACGTGCACAGCTGA
- the sucB gene encoding 2-oxoglutarate dehydrogenase, E2 component, dihydrolipoamide succinyltransferase, translating into MAYSVTLPELGESVTEGTVTRWLKQEGDTVEVDEPLLEISTDKVDTEVPSPVAGTVVKISAAEDETVEVGAELAVIDDGSGGAPESESDTAPAQEEQKSEPEPEQPSEPAPQEQDSAQESAPSKPDTAPAAGGEGTEVKLPELGESVTEGTVTRWLKQVGDSVEVDEPLLEISTDKVDTEVPSPVAGTVLEIRAGEDETVEVGGVLAVIGDANAAPKAESAPEPKPEPKPEPKPEPKPEPVQESKPKPEPKPEPQAAPAAKAAESAPAAAAKDGSADGPYVTPLVRKLASEHGIDLASLTGSGVGGRIRKQDVLAAAEEKQKAAAPAPAAAPAAAAAPSAPAARPAAPVSPELAALRGTVQKASRIRQITATKTRESLQIAAQLTQVQEVDVTKIAKLRQRAKAAFKEREGVNLTFLPFFAKATVEALKQHPNVNASYNEDTKEITYHGAVHLGIAVDTERGLLSVVIHDAGELSLAGLAHRIADLAGRARSGQIKPDELSGGTFSITNIGSVGALFDTPIIVQPQSGILGTGAVVKRPVVVADADGNDTIAVRSMAYLPLTYDHRLVDGADAGRFLTTIKQRLEEGNFEGELGL; encoded by the coding sequence ATGGCCTACTCCGTCACATTGCCGGAGCTCGGGGAGAGCGTCACCGAAGGCACCGTCACCCGGTGGCTCAAGCAGGAGGGTGACACCGTCGAGGTCGACGAGCCGTTGCTCGAGATCTCGACCGACAAGGTCGACACCGAGGTTCCCTCCCCGGTGGCGGGCACGGTCGTGAAGATCAGCGCCGCCGAGGACGAGACGGTCGAGGTCGGCGCCGAGCTGGCCGTGATCGACGACGGTTCCGGCGGCGCGCCCGAGTCCGAATCGGACACAGCCCCGGCGCAGGAAGAGCAGAAGTCCGAGCCCGAGCCCGAGCAGCCGTCCGAGCCGGCGCCGCAGGAGCAGGACAGCGCCCAGGAGAGTGCGCCGAGCAAGCCGGACACCGCGCCGGCCGCCGGCGGCGAAGGCACCGAGGTGAAGCTGCCCGAGCTGGGCGAAAGCGTCACCGAGGGCACCGTCACGCGCTGGCTGAAGCAGGTCGGCGACTCGGTCGAGGTCGACGAGCCGCTGCTCGAGATCTCCACCGACAAGGTCGACACCGAGGTGCCGTCGCCGGTCGCCGGCACGGTGCTGGAGATCCGCGCGGGCGAGGACGAGACCGTCGAGGTCGGCGGCGTCCTGGCCGTGATCGGCGACGCGAACGCGGCCCCGAAGGCCGAGTCCGCGCCGGAGCCCAAGCCCGAGCCGAAGCCGGAACCCAAGCCGGAGCCGAAGCCCGAGCCGGTTCAGGAGTCGAAGCCCAAGCCCGAACCGAAGCCCGAGCCGCAGGCCGCTCCCGCGGCGAAAGCGGCCGAGTCGGCTCCGGCCGCCGCGGCGAAGGACGGTTCGGCGGACGGCCCGTACGTCACGCCGCTGGTCCGCAAGCTGGCGTCCGAGCACGGCATCGACCTCGCGTCGCTGACCGGCAGCGGCGTCGGCGGCCGGATCCGCAAGCAGGACGTGCTGGCCGCGGCCGAGGAGAAGCAGAAGGCGGCCGCCCCGGCTCCCGCCGCTGCTCCGGCAGCCGCTGCGGCCCCGTCGGCGCCGGCCGCGCGTCCGGCGGCCCCGGTGTCGCCGGAGCTGGCGGCGCTGCGCGGGACCGTGCAGAAGGCCAGCCGGATCCGCCAGATCACGGCCACCAAGACCCGCGAGTCGCTGCAGATCGCCGCGCAGCTCACGCAGGTCCAGGAGGTCGACGTCACGAAGATCGCCAAGCTGCGCCAGCGGGCGAAGGCGGCCTTCAAGGAGCGCGAGGGCGTCAACCTGACGTTCCTGCCGTTCTTCGCGAAGGCCACGGTCGAGGCGCTGAAGCAGCACCCGAACGTCAACGCGTCCTACAACGAGGACACGAAGGAGATCACCTACCACGGCGCCGTGCACCTGGGCATCGCGGTGGACACCGAGCGCGGGCTGCTCTCGGTCGTGATCCACGACGCGGGCGAGCTGAGCCTGGCCGGGCTCGCGCACCGGATCGCCGACCTGGCGGGCCGCGCGCGGTCGGGCCAGATCAAGCCGGACGAGCTGTCGGGCGGCACGTTCTCGATCACGAACATCGGCAGCGTCGGCGCGCTGTTCGACACGCCGATCATCGTGCAGCCGCAGTCGGGCATCCTCGGCACCGGCGCGGTCGTCAAGCGCCCGGTGGTCGTCGCCGACGCCGACGGCAACGACACGATCGCCGTCCGGTCGATGGCGTACCTGCCGCTGACCTACGACCACCGCCTGGTGGACGGAGCCGATGCGGGCCGCTTCCTGACGACGATCAAGCAGCGCCTGGAAGAGGGCAACTTCGAGGGCGAACTCGGCCTCTGA
- a CDS encoding TIGR01777 family oxidoreductase, which produces MRVLIAGASGLIGSALRDRLLREGHEVRRLVRREAREGGEFRWNPPSGTIANGAFEGVDAVVNLAGAPLFPSRWSAMRKQQLTDSRVEPTDVLAESVAEHGIGVLVNASAVGYYGHTHESIVDESGPRGRGFLAELCEAWEAATSGAGDARVVRIRTGLVLSAKGGLYGTLRPLFQLCLGGRLGSGRQYMSWIALEDEVGAIVHALTHDDLTGPVNLTGPDPVTNAEFTRAVGRALRRPAPWWVPGIALKTVLGQAGEEMALFGQRAVPAALERSGYVFRHRTLDSALAAA; this is translated from the coding sequence ATGCGAGTACTCATCGCCGGAGCGAGCGGCTTGATCGGGTCGGCGCTGCGCGACCGCCTGCTGCGCGAGGGCCACGAGGTCCGCCGGCTGGTGCGGCGCGAGGCGCGCGAAGGCGGCGAGTTCCGGTGGAACCCGCCGTCCGGCACCATCGCGAACGGCGCCTTCGAAGGCGTGGACGCCGTCGTGAACCTGGCCGGCGCGCCGCTGTTCCCCAGCCGGTGGAGCGCGATGCGCAAGCAGCAGCTCACCGACAGCCGCGTCGAGCCGACCGACGTGCTCGCCGAATCCGTCGCCGAGCACGGGATCGGCGTGCTCGTGAACGCTTCCGCCGTCGGGTACTACGGCCACACGCATGAGTCCATTGTGGACGAATCGGGGCCGCGCGGCCGCGGCTTCCTCGCCGAACTCTGCGAAGCGTGGGAAGCGGCGACGTCGGGCGCGGGCGACGCGCGTGTCGTGCGCATCCGGACCGGGCTGGTCCTTTCGGCGAAGGGCGGCCTGTACGGCACGCTCCGCCCGCTCTTCCAGCTGTGCCTGGGCGGGCGCCTCGGCAGCGGCCGCCAGTACATGTCGTGGATCGCCCTCGAGGACGAGGTGGGCGCGATCGTCCACGCCCTCACCCACGACGACCTGACCGGCCCGGTGAACCTGACCGGCCCGGACCCGGTGACCAACGCCGAGTTCACCCGCGCCGTCGGCCGGGCCCTGCGCCGGCCCGCGCCGTGGTGGGTGCCCGGCATCGCGCTCAAGACCGTGCTCGGCCAGGCCGGCGAGGAGATGGCGCTGTTCGGCCAGCGGGCCGTCCCGGCCGCGCTGGAACGGTCCGGCTACGTGTTCCGGCACCGGACCCTCGACAGCGCGCTCGCCGCGGCATGA
- a CDS encoding phosphatase PAP2 family protein: protein MSVPLQRWLVVGAVLAAAFVVLGLSVARQPLTLDVEVANALRGVYAEPLGRVAQAGSDVLGPVLPFVLGAGLLALALRRRGHLGLFVRLGVVLVLCRLTSLVFKPLFLRARPRDYPDLSYPSGHVVSVASTGFVLLLLCAWLWPRLVRRVAVAVVVATVLSAVCRVVLGVHWVTDTIGAVLAVTGVGLLSACALRLLPPGDGRSLDG, encoded by the coding sequence ATGAGCGTCCCGCTGCAACGCTGGCTCGTCGTCGGGGCGGTCCTCGCCGCCGCGTTCGTCGTGCTCGGCCTGAGCGTGGCGCGGCAGCCACTGACCCTGGACGTCGAAGTCGCGAACGCGCTTCGCGGCGTGTACGCGGAGCCGCTCGGCCGGGTCGCGCAGGCCGGGAGCGACGTGCTCGGGCCGGTCCTCCCCTTCGTCCTCGGCGCCGGGCTGCTCGCGCTGGCGCTGCGCCGCCGCGGGCACCTCGGGCTGTTCGTGCGGCTCGGCGTCGTGCTGGTGCTGTGCCGGCTGACGAGCCTGGTGTTCAAGCCGCTCTTCCTGCGGGCGCGCCCGCGCGACTACCCGGACCTGAGCTACCCGAGCGGGCACGTCGTGTCGGTGGCGAGCACGGGGTTCGTGCTGCTCCTGCTCTGCGCGTGGTTGTGGCCGCGGCTGGTCCGCCGGGTGGCGGTGGCGGTGGTCGTGGCGACCGTGCTGTCCGCCGTCTGCCGCGTCGTGCTGGGCGTGCACTGGGTCACCGACACGATCGGCGCAGTGCTCGCGGTGACCGGTGTCGGGCTGCTCTCGGCGTGCGCCTTGCGGCTGCTTCCCCCGGGTGACGGGCGTAGCCTCGACGGGTGA
- the lipB gene encoding lipoyl(octanoyl) transferase LipB, whose protein sequence is MSSSRTSCRASTEPVDVRELGTIDYTEAWELQRSRLTERADGTAPDTMFLLQHPSVYTAGKRTEPADRPADGTPVIDVDRGGKITWHGPGQLVGYPIVKLGDPIDVVHYVRRLEEALIHVCDSLGVHSGRVEGRSGVWIPADDRGIERKIAAIGIRVQRGVTMHGFELNCNADLKAFDAIVPCGIRDAGVTSLSYELQRDVSVEAVLPLARDAVLAALEGELPVSEDRWLARPQAPQAPGVTFALQN, encoded by the coding sequence GTGAGTTCTTCCCGCACCTCCTGCCGCGCCAGCACCGAGCCCGTCGACGTCCGGGAGCTCGGCACGATCGACTACACCGAAGCCTGGGAGCTCCAGCGGAGCCGGCTGACCGAGCGCGCCGACGGCACCGCGCCCGACACGATGTTCCTGCTGCAGCACCCGTCGGTGTACACCGCGGGCAAGCGCACGGAGCCCGCCGACCGCCCGGCCGACGGCACGCCGGTGATCGACGTCGACCGCGGCGGCAAGATCACCTGGCACGGCCCGGGCCAGCTGGTCGGCTACCCGATCGTGAAGCTCGGCGACCCGATCGACGTCGTGCACTACGTGCGGCGGCTGGAGGAAGCGCTGATCCACGTGTGCGACTCCCTCGGCGTGCACAGCGGCCGCGTCGAGGGCCGCAGCGGCGTGTGGATCCCGGCCGACGACCGCGGCATCGAGCGCAAGATCGCGGCGATCGGCATCCGCGTCCAGCGCGGCGTGACGATGCACGGCTTCGAGCTGAACTGCAACGCCGACCTGAAGGCGTTCGACGCGATCGTGCCGTGCGGCATCCGCGACGCGGGCGTGACGTCCCTGTCGTACGAGCTGCAGCGCGACGTCAGCGTGGAGGCCGTGCTCCCCCTGGCCCGCGACGCGGTCCTCGCGGCGCTGGAAGGCGAGCTGCCGGTGAGCGAGGACCGCTGGCTCGCCCGGCCGCAAGCCCCGCAGGCTCCCGGCGTCACCTTCGCGCTCCAGAACTGA
- a CDS encoding LLM class F420-dependent oxidoreductase, translated as MDLRIFTEPQQGASYDDLLRVAKATEAAGYDAFFRSDHYLKMGSADGLPGPTDAWITLAGLARETSRIRLGTLVTAATFRHPGPLAISVAQVDQMSGGRVEFGLGSGWYDAEHEAYGLTLPPLKERFDRYAEQLEVITGLWKTPAGSTFSFAGQYYTLTDSPGLPKPAQSPAPPVIVGGGGKKRTPQLAARFADEFNLPFADAETAAAQFARVDAAAAEIGRDPKEILRSVALTIAVGRSDAEVEQRASAVGRDGTELRANGLAGTPAEVVDRIGQWREKTGITRVYLQLLDLSDLDQIDLIASEVAPQLD; from the coding sequence GTGGACTTGAGGATCTTCACCGAGCCCCAGCAGGGGGCCAGCTACGACGACCTGCTGCGCGTCGCCAAAGCGACCGAAGCCGCCGGCTACGACGCCTTCTTCCGCAGCGACCACTACCTGAAGATGGGCTCCGCCGACGGCCTGCCGGGCCCGACCGACGCCTGGATCACCCTCGCCGGCCTGGCCCGCGAGACCAGCCGGATCCGGCTCGGCACGCTCGTCACCGCGGCGACGTTCCGGCACCCGGGTCCGCTGGCGATCTCCGTGGCGCAGGTCGACCAGATGTCCGGCGGCCGCGTCGAGTTCGGCCTCGGCTCCGGCTGGTACGACGCCGAGCACGAGGCGTACGGCCTCACGCTGCCGCCGCTGAAGGAGCGGTTCGACCGCTACGCCGAGCAGCTCGAGGTCATCACCGGGCTGTGGAAGACGCCGGCGGGCTCGACGTTCTCCTTCGCCGGCCAGTACTACACGTTGACGGACTCGCCGGGCCTGCCGAAGCCCGCGCAGTCCCCGGCCCCGCCGGTGATCGTCGGCGGTGGGGGCAAGAAGCGCACCCCGCAGCTGGCGGCGCGGTTCGCGGACGAGTTCAACCTGCCGTTCGCCGACGCCGAGACGGCGGCCGCGCAGTTCGCCCGCGTCGACGCGGCGGCGGCCGAGATCGGCCGCGACCCCAAGGAGATCCTGCGCTCGGTGGCGCTGACCATCGCCGTCGGCCGCTCCGACGCGGAGGTCGAGCAGCGGGCGTCGGCCGTCGGCCGCGACGGCACCGAACTGCGGGCGAACGGCCTGGCCGGGACGCCCGCCGAGGTCGTCGACCGGATCGGGCAGTGGCGCGAGAAGACCGGGATCACCCGCGTCTACCTGCAGCTGCTGGACCTCTCGGACCTGGACCAGATCGACCTGATCGCTTCCGAGGTCGCCCCGCAGCTGGACTGA
- a CDS encoding TetR/AcrR family transcriptional regulator — MRSRRLDYSESTRSALVDSAVELFTKRGYAGTSLDEVAKRARVTKGALYHHFSGKQALFEAAFDQVESLVYDRLDKIMHGDGSPWERALGGLNAFIRACLDPAYQRIAIHEAPVVMGWERWREAEERCSFGLVRTGLQSLIDAGEVEPVPVEVTARLLFGALSSAATEIASSPDPKKVGAEIEDVIVRMLVRLRRTEPDVSIG, encoded by the coding sequence ATGAGGTCCAGACGACTCGACTACTCGGAGTCGACGCGGTCGGCGCTGGTCGACAGCGCGGTGGAACTGTTCACCAAACGCGGTTACGCGGGTACCTCGCTCGACGAGGTCGCCAAACGTGCCCGGGTCACGAAGGGTGCGCTCTACCACCACTTCAGCGGCAAGCAGGCGCTCTTCGAGGCCGCGTTCGACCAGGTGGAAAGCCTCGTCTACGACCGCCTCGACAAGATCATGCACGGCGACGGCTCGCCGTGGGAACGCGCCCTCGGCGGGCTCAACGCCTTCATCCGCGCCTGCCTCGACCCCGCCTACCAGCGGATCGCCATCCACGAGGCGCCGGTCGTCATGGGCTGGGAACGCTGGCGCGAAGCCGAGGAGCGGTGCAGCTTCGGGCTCGTCCGGACCGGCCTGCAGTCGCTGATCGACGCGGGCGAGGTCGAGCCGGTGCCGGTCGAGGTCACCGCGCGGCTGCTGTTCGGCGCGCTGTCGAGCGCGGCGACCGAGATCGCCAGCTCGCCGGACCCGAAGAAGGTCGGCGCCGAGATCGAGGACGTCATCGTCCGCATGCTGGTACGGCTGCGGCGCACGGAGCCCGACGTCTCGATAGGCTGA
- a CDS encoding oxidoreductase → MTERWTEADIPDQTGRTVLVTGANSGLGLRTAEVLAGKGARVLLACRSAERGAKALDIVKTAAAGAEPELIPLDLSELASVRAAAASARELTGDALDVLVNNAGVMATARGRTADGFELQFGTNYLGHAALTWLLMPALRGGTRARVVTLSSLAATGARIHLDDPNGDHRRYNAAAAYGQSKLADQVFAVELDRRLRAAGSDVLSVAAHPGYTATGLGSGMARSYSNPVVRSLIAGGHRLGEILFAQSTRIGALPQLYAATADDVEGGGYYAPRGVGHLRGHPAAVPTLTAARSESLGSALWDLTAKLTGVTPDPA, encoded by the coding sequence ATGACGGAGCGCTGGACCGAAGCCGACATCCCCGACCAGACCGGCCGCACCGTGCTGGTCACCGGGGCGAACTCGGGGCTCGGGCTGCGTACCGCCGAGGTGCTCGCGGGCAAGGGGGCTCGCGTGCTCCTCGCCTGCCGCTCCGCCGAACGCGGGGCGAAGGCACTGGACATCGTCAAGACGGCCGCCGCGGGCGCCGAGCCCGAGCTCATCCCACTGGACCTGAGCGAGCTCGCCTCGGTGCGCGCGGCCGCCGCGTCGGCCCGGGAGCTGACCGGTGACGCTTTGGACGTCCTGGTCAACAACGCCGGCGTGATGGCGACCGCCCGCGGCCGCACCGCCGACGGCTTCGAGCTGCAGTTCGGCACCAACTACCTGGGCCACGCGGCGCTGACGTGGCTGCTGATGCCCGCCCTCCGCGGCGGGACGCGCGCCCGGGTCGTCACGCTCTCGAGCCTCGCCGCCACCGGCGCGCGCATCCACCTCGACGACCCGAACGGCGATCACCGCCGCTACAACGCGGCCGCCGCGTACGGCCAGTCGAAGCTCGCCGACCAGGTGTTCGCGGTCGAGCTGGACCGGCGCCTGCGCGCGGCCGGCTCGGACGTCCTCAGCGTCGCCGCCCATCCGGGGTACACCGCGACCGGGCTCGGCAGCGGCATGGCGCGGTCGTACTCGAACCCGGTGGTCCGTTCCCTGATCGCCGGCGGCCACCGCCTCGGCGAGATCCTGTTCGCCCAGAGCACCCGCATCGGCGCCCTCCCCCAGCTCTACGCGGCGACGGCCGACGACGTCGAAGGCGGCGGTTACTACGCCCCACGCGGCGTCGGCCACCTGCGGGGACATCCGGCTGCCGTACCGACGCTGACCGCCGCGCGCAGCGAGTCGCTGGGCTCCGCGCTGTGGGATCTGACCGCAAAGCTGACGGGCGTCACCCCCGATCCCGCGTAG
- the lipA gene encoding lipoyl synthase has product MSAAPEGRKLLRLEVRNSETPIEKKPPWIKTRVRMGPEFTELKGLVRREGLHTVCEEAGCPNIYECWEDREATFLIGGDQCTRRCDFCQIDTGKPAELDRTEPRKVAESVQAMGLRYSTVTGVARDDLDDGGAWLYAETVREIHALNPGTGVELLIPDFNADREQLAEVFGSRPEVLAHNVETVPRIFKRIRPGFRYARSLEVITAARAAGLVTKSNLILGMGETPDEVAPAMQDLVDAGCEILTITQYLRPSARHHPVDRWVKPEEFVEHSQAAEAMGFAGVMAGPLVRSSYRAGRLYAQTKAHRGEVLPENLAHLAVEGPAAQEAASLLAR; this is encoded by the coding sequence GTGAGTGCTGCGCCTGAAGGCCGGAAGCTGCTGCGTCTGGAAGTTCGCAACAGTGAGACGCCGATCGAGAAGAAGCCGCCGTGGATCAAGACGCGGGTGCGGATGGGGCCGGAGTTCACCGAGCTCAAGGGTCTCGTGCGCCGCGAGGGTCTGCACACCGTCTGCGAAGAGGCGGGCTGCCCCAACATCTACGAGTGCTGGGAAGACCGCGAGGCCACGTTCCTGATCGGTGGTGATCAGTGCACCCGGCGGTGTGATTTCTGTCAGATCGACACGGGTAAGCCTGCCGAGCTGGACCGCACGGAGCCGCGGAAGGTGGCGGAGTCGGTGCAGGCGATGGGGCTGCGGTATTCGACGGTCACCGGTGTCGCGCGCGATGACCTCGACGATGGTGGTGCGTGGCTGTATGCCGAGACCGTGCGGGAGATTCATGCGTTGAACCCGGGTACGGGTGTGGAGTTGCTGATTCCGGACTTCAATGCCGATCGGGAGCAGTTGGCGGAGGTGTTCGGGTCGCGGCCGGAGGTGCTGGCGCACAATGTGGAGACGGTGCCGCGGATTTTCAAGCGGATCCGTCCTGGTTTCCGGTATGCGCGGTCGTTGGAGGTCATCACGGCGGCGCGTGCGGCCGGTTTGGTGACGAAGTCGAATCTGATTCTGGGCATGGGCGAGACGCCGGATGAGGTGGCTCCGGCGATGCAGGATCTGGTCGACGCGGGCTGTGAGATCTTGACGATCACGCAGTATCTGCGTCCGTCTGCTCGGCATCATCCGGTGGATCGGTGGGTGAAGCCGGAGGAGTTCGTCGAGCATTCGCAGGCTGCGGAGGCGATGGGCTTCGCGGGTGTGATGGCGGGTCCGCTGGTCCGCTCGTCCTACCGCGCGGGACGCCTGTACGCCCAGACGAAAGCCCACCGCGGCGAAGTCCTGCCCGAGAACCTTGCCCACCTGGCCGTCGAAGGCCCGGCCGCGCAGGAAGCGGCGTCGCTGCTGGCTCGGTGA